From a single Equus asinus isolate D_3611 breed Donkey chromosome 2, EquAss-T2T_v2, whole genome shotgun sequence genomic region:
- the LINS1 gene encoding protein Lines homolog 1 isoform X2 has translation MKSFFEVLEHLYKKVLLGATLENDIHDYIFYLNPAFSDQDYSTTASSECSHTFGVQGTREPSSVSLATISGAPVCLKRHSEMGSAREIMLLQLTVIRVMVTRILSVKTEFHAREKYREIIKILLKSSDIDSKLITLSNSWISFCQKNLSEYSESDKVVYCLWTLTAIIKEIFKDTCSQKTEILKQFLTPFHTIFEVFYNSLFSQHFENHQDTSKIVNSLICFLELLELLIASRIHLKLHFTCQRILFLKPSYVLDVITWPVQAFVKRKFIVFIKKCLLRKVGEDLCQEWVPASVLPDHHLHVDLLALADAVLQAVDLGLLRTLSVHGKPSCFGGDEVQPGSERVPGPDHVILRAASLLIIKSLEIKFQNCASANEMKVDLQRFMSELLTFLKPHLKPSLQSHSQCEWLSRVFIEQDDDMLEAAKASLGIYLKLTREHEATESLTQEKEMWNHHTHENGYNPHCIFLFLLKNIGFDSTVLLDFLISSETCFLEYFVRYLKLLQKDWDNFFTICKNFDVTESKDSVNICGCIFSLVQDRSSNQTEPSPLAAIGSHRNAHACISWVSHASSEPLDQVVMSEETHVTLQANGLSPPRASQSLVDYDSSDDSEVESTDQRLSSSKTTSLHQEAMKKIQDTVGTSRDKKEISLEPPSRPLVPRESNTPFSVDCDIAPNKIVSGVGISYRTVKCFEELQGAIYRLQKKNLFPYNPTALLKLLKHIKAIYNKSMNHL, from the exons atgaaaagtttctttGAAGTTTTAGAACACTTATACAAGAAGGTACTTCTTGGAGCCACACTTGAAAATGACATCCATGATTACATCTTTTATCTGAACCCAGCATTTTCAGATCAAGATTATTCTACAACTGCCTCCTCAGAATGCTCACACACCTTTGGTGTCCAGGGCACGCGTGAGCCATCCTCTGTCAGTTTGGCTACCATTTCTGGAGCACCTGTGTGTTTGAAGAGACACTCTGAGATGGGCAGTGCGCGAGAAATAATGCTTCTTCAGTTAACAGTGATCAGAGTGATGGTGACCAGGATATTGTCTGTCAAAACAGAGTTCCATGCAAGggagaaatacagagaaataattaaaattcttttaaagtcaTCTGACATCGATTCTAAATTA ATAACATTAAGCAATTCCTGGATTTCTTTTTGCcaaaaaaatctttctgaatACTCTGAAAGTGATAAAGTAGTATACTGCCTCTGGACTCTTACTGCTATaataaaagaaatctttaaagatacATGTTCACAAAAAACAG aaattCTAAAGCAGTTCCTGACTCCTTTTCACactatttttgaagttttttacAATTCCTTGTTTTCTCAGCATTTTGAAAACCACCAAGATACTTCTAAAATAGTAAACAGCTTGATATGTTTTCTGGAATTGCTTGAACTTCTTATAGCCTCCAGAATCCACCTGAAGTTACATTTCACTTGCCagaggattttatttttgaaacctTCTTATGTGCTAGACGTTATTACCTGGCCTGTTCAGGCTTTTGTCAAAAGGAAGTTCATCGTATTCATCAAGAAGTGCCTTCTCCGGAAAGTGGGTGAAGACCTTTGTCAGGAGTGGGTCCCTGCCTCCGTGCTGCCGGATCATCATTTACATGTGGACTTGTTGGCTTTAGCGGATGCTGTTTTGCAAGCTGTCGATTTGGGCTTATTAAGGACGTTGTCTGTCCATGGAAAACCTTCCTGCTTTGGAGGTGATGAGGTTCAGCCTGGAAGTGAGCGTGTCCCTGGTCCAGATCATGTGATCCTTAGAGCAGCGAGCTTACTTATCATTAAATCCTTAGAAATCAAGTTTCAGAACTGTGCTTCAGCAAATGAAATGAAAG ttgatttacAGAGGTTCATGTCTGAGTTACTGACCTTCTTAAAGCCTCATCTTAAGCCCTCTCTGCAATCACACAGTCAGTGTGAGTGGTTGTCTAGAGTCTTCATAGAACAAGACGATGATATGCTGGAGGCTGCCAAAGCGTCATTGGGCATCTACCTAAAGTTGACCAG agAACATGAAGCTACTGAAAGCTTgacccaagaaaaagaaatgtggaacCATCACACACATGAAAATGGCTATAATCCACActgtattttcttattcttattaaaaaatataggATTTGATTCTACAGTTCTTCTTGACTTTTTGATTTCATCAGAAACCtgttttcttgaatattttgttAGGTACTTAAAATTGCTGCAAAAAGACTGGGATAATTTTTTCACCATTTGCAAGAACTTTGATGTAACTGAATCTAAAGACAGCGTGAATATTTGTGGTTGTATCTTCTCACTTGTCCAAGACAGAAGCAGCAACCAAACAGAACCTAGTCCTTTGGCTGCTATTGGTAGTCACAGAAATGCTCATGCTTGCATCTCCTGGGTTTCTCATGCTTCTTCTGAGCCACTGGACCAGGTAGTGATGTCCGAAGAGACCCATGTTACGCTCCAAGCTAATGGTCTGTCTCCCCCACGAGCTTCTCAAAGTCTGGTAGATTATGACAGCTCTGATGATTCTGAAGTAGAATCCACAGACCAACGTTTATCAAGTAGTAAAACGACATCTTTACACCAAGAAGCAATGAAGAAAATTCAGGACACGGTTGGAACAAGTagggataaaaaagaaattagcCTGGAGCCTCCATCAAGGCCTCTGGTTCCAAGAGAATCTAATACTCCCTTCTCTGTTGATTGTGACATAGCCCCAAATAAGATTGTCTCTGGAGTGGGAATATCTTACAGAACAGTAAAATGCTTCGAAGAGCTACAAGGTGCCATTTACCgtttgcagaagaaaaatcttttcCCATATAACCCAACAGCACTCTTGAAGTTGTTAAAGCATATTAAGGCAATATATAATAAAAGTATGAACCATTTGTGA
- the LINS1 gene encoding protein Lines homolog 1 isoform X1 — translation MKSFFEVLEHLYKKVLLGATLENDIHDYIFYLNPAFSDQDYSTTASSECSHTFGVQGTREPSSVSLATISGAPVCLKRHSEMGSAREIMLLQLTVIRVMVTRILSVKTEFHAREKYREIIKILLKSSDIDSKLTCMFQNSDKLLSHMAAKCLALLLYFQLREKITLSNSWISFCQKNLSEYSESDKVVYCLWTLTAIIKEIFKDTCSQKTEILKQFLTPFHTIFEVFYNSLFSQHFENHQDTSKIVNSLICFLELLELLIASRIHLKLHFTCQRILFLKPSYVLDVITWPVQAFVKRKFIVFIKKCLLRKVGEDLCQEWVPASVLPDHHLHVDLLALADAVLQAVDLGLLRTLSVHGKPSCFGGDEVQPGSERVPGPDHVILRAASLLIIKSLEIKFQNCASANEMKVDLQRFMSELLTFLKPHLKPSLQSHSQCEWLSRVFIEQDDDMLEAAKASLGIYLKLTREHEATESLTQEKEMWNHHTHENGYNPHCIFLFLLKNIGFDSTVLLDFLISSETCFLEYFVRYLKLLQKDWDNFFTICKNFDVTESKDSVNICGCIFSLVQDRSSNQTEPSPLAAIGSHRNAHACISWVSHASSEPLDQVVMSEETHVTLQANGLSPPRASQSLVDYDSSDDSEVESTDQRLSSSKTTSLHQEAMKKIQDTVGTSRDKKEISLEPPSRPLVPRESNTPFSVDCDIAPNKIVSGVGISYRTVKCFEELQGAIYRLQKKNLFPYNPTALLKLLKHIKAIYNKSMNHL, via the exons atgaaaagtttctttGAAGTTTTAGAACACTTATACAAGAAGGTACTTCTTGGAGCCACACTTGAAAATGACATCCATGATTACATCTTTTATCTGAACCCAGCATTTTCAGATCAAGATTATTCTACAACTGCCTCCTCAGAATGCTCACACACCTTTGGTGTCCAGGGCACGCGTGAGCCATCCTCTGTCAGTTTGGCTACCATTTCTGGAGCACCTGTGTGTTTGAAGAGACACTCTGAGATGGGCAGTGCGCGAGAAATAATGCTTCTTCAGTTAACAGTGATCAGAGTGATGGTGACCAGGATATTGTCTGTCAAAACAGAGTTCCATGCAAGggagaaatacagagaaataattaaaattcttttaaagtcaTCTGACATCGATTCTAAATTA aCCTGTATGTTCCAAAACTCAGATAAATTGTTGTCTCACATGGCTGCAAAGTGCCTTGCATTACTTCTTTATTTCCAATTGAGAGAAAAG ATAACATTAAGCAATTCCTGGATTTCTTTTTGCcaaaaaaatctttctgaatACTCTGAAAGTGATAAAGTAGTATACTGCCTCTGGACTCTTACTGCTATaataaaagaaatctttaaagatacATGTTCACAAAAAACAG aaattCTAAAGCAGTTCCTGACTCCTTTTCACactatttttgaagttttttacAATTCCTTGTTTTCTCAGCATTTTGAAAACCACCAAGATACTTCTAAAATAGTAAACAGCTTGATATGTTTTCTGGAATTGCTTGAACTTCTTATAGCCTCCAGAATCCACCTGAAGTTACATTTCACTTGCCagaggattttatttttgaaacctTCTTATGTGCTAGACGTTATTACCTGGCCTGTTCAGGCTTTTGTCAAAAGGAAGTTCATCGTATTCATCAAGAAGTGCCTTCTCCGGAAAGTGGGTGAAGACCTTTGTCAGGAGTGGGTCCCTGCCTCCGTGCTGCCGGATCATCATTTACATGTGGACTTGTTGGCTTTAGCGGATGCTGTTTTGCAAGCTGTCGATTTGGGCTTATTAAGGACGTTGTCTGTCCATGGAAAACCTTCCTGCTTTGGAGGTGATGAGGTTCAGCCTGGAAGTGAGCGTGTCCCTGGTCCAGATCATGTGATCCTTAGAGCAGCGAGCTTACTTATCATTAAATCCTTAGAAATCAAGTTTCAGAACTGTGCTTCAGCAAATGAAATGAAAG ttgatttacAGAGGTTCATGTCTGAGTTACTGACCTTCTTAAAGCCTCATCTTAAGCCCTCTCTGCAATCACACAGTCAGTGTGAGTGGTTGTCTAGAGTCTTCATAGAACAAGACGATGATATGCTGGAGGCTGCCAAAGCGTCATTGGGCATCTACCTAAAGTTGACCAG agAACATGAAGCTACTGAAAGCTTgacccaagaaaaagaaatgtggaacCATCACACACATGAAAATGGCTATAATCCACActgtattttcttattcttattaaaaaatataggATTTGATTCTACAGTTCTTCTTGACTTTTTGATTTCATCAGAAACCtgttttcttgaatattttgttAGGTACTTAAAATTGCTGCAAAAAGACTGGGATAATTTTTTCACCATTTGCAAGAACTTTGATGTAACTGAATCTAAAGACAGCGTGAATATTTGTGGTTGTATCTTCTCACTTGTCCAAGACAGAAGCAGCAACCAAACAGAACCTAGTCCTTTGGCTGCTATTGGTAGTCACAGAAATGCTCATGCTTGCATCTCCTGGGTTTCTCATGCTTCTTCTGAGCCACTGGACCAGGTAGTGATGTCCGAAGAGACCCATGTTACGCTCCAAGCTAATGGTCTGTCTCCCCCACGAGCTTCTCAAAGTCTGGTAGATTATGACAGCTCTGATGATTCTGAAGTAGAATCCACAGACCAACGTTTATCAAGTAGTAAAACGACATCTTTACACCAAGAAGCAATGAAGAAAATTCAGGACACGGTTGGAACAAGTagggataaaaaagaaattagcCTGGAGCCTCCATCAAGGCCTCTGGTTCCAAGAGAATCTAATACTCCCTTCTCTGTTGATTGTGACATAGCCCCAAATAAGATTGTCTCTGGAGTGGGAATATCTTACAGAACAGTAAAATGCTTCGAAGAGCTACAAGGTGCCATTTACCgtttgcagaagaaaaatcttttcCCATATAACCCAACAGCACTCTTGAAGTTGTTAAAGCATATTAAGGCAATATATAATAAAAGTATGAACCATTTGTGA